The Porites lutea chromosome 9, jaPorLute2.1, whole genome shotgun sequence sequence atgctcttgggaaaatgcaatactcccaggagcattttaaaacaatggtttatccagaatttggggggcaaacagagtgtattatgggcaattggaaaatagtcaatagacagagtaataaagaGGTATTTTtgtcgttggaatttgtgaatatattacttcagattgaggctaAGGCTGGAAAAAAtacgtcttcacttctttaattcagcggtcatagcgaactcgaaaatggactattcCTAATAGTTCACGGTTAAGCCGTGACAAAGAGACGCGAAGTGCAGAGAAAATAAACCATAATGCAAAATTTACCGAGCTCTGTGAAACCGAGAGCACAGTTTATTTATAGTGTGTCAAGAACAGACCTCTGAAGCTAGGGTATAGTTCAGTTAAacatttttaagaattttttttctgttaattgGATAATTAACAGAAACTTTGCTTCTTGAATTTTTCCTTGTTAAGATTCTGATTATGAAGAAACTTTGGCCTCTATGCAGTGTGGAAACAGGACGAAAGTCATTGAAAATGCAGCCAAGAAAAATGAGGTACTAAAGTTTTTTTAAGGCCGAGTGCAGCTTTTCAAAcgcgctttttttaaaatccgcTATATACTACCAGCTAGTGTATATTCAGGCTTGGTCTTTCAGTAGCCTGCCATGAGGACTTAATTTTGCCACAAAGACCAGGAtgtgttttctttctctctctctctgttaCCTCCTCCTCCTATACACTGCCCGTCTTGTTTTCCTATGAAAACCTTTCACTTATTCTAGTTTACTTGGAAAGATAACATTTATAGTCAAAATATTTCCTGTCAAAAGTAGTAAACTCTTGACCACATCTAACAGgcaatttgaaataattttttgcaaCTATTTAAGCTAGACCGTTTCCGCTAACGAGCTTGTTTTTTGTATTACACAATGTAGCAAGCGGATATAAACTACAATTAATGGCCCTAATTTGCACGAATGATCAAGACCCATGCCGAGTAGTCTCCCTTGAAGCCGTTTaagtctcgtcacgcaacgctcttccccATGTGTCTTgtggtgggggaagggggagcgttgcgtgacgagacaaacaATGGCTGCGTAGGAGACTTGGCCGAGCAGCGCCAAAGAATGAAGGaaaatcaacctcgttcccagcgTTTGTCTTCCTCCCTTCCCTTAGATTGAGAGGCCTGGGAACAAGGATGCTGTAGGAAAAAGACTACTGTTATAAAACTGAACTAGGAGATACCACTGTTTACACACATTgtttctgttattcaaatttgtaaggactgaaacaaaagaatctttttTTACAAGAACCAATGCCCCTTTGGTTGGTACATTGATATCAACAGGTGACGTCAGCGTGAGTATCTCTATAGCGTTATTTAGATGAagcctttttcttttatttttgcattaatCAGATTGAGAACACAAAGATCATTCAGGATTTGAGGAACGAAATATCACGTTTAAGAGAAAAGTTAGCTACCTCTGGTAGAGCAGGAGGAGCAAGCAAGGATGATGTTCAACAAATGGAGGTAAATATTGGTCCTTAAAATATTAGTATTTAGTAATAAATACTGTATATTAGATGGCTCCTGagctctttttcttcttctcttccgCCTTTGGATTTTATTCCTGTAGGCAAAAGATAgagccaccttgtacagcaaaATAGACAGTAATACAGGAAAGAACTTCTTAGTAGCTTTCATGTGAATGATCACACTTttaactcaaaagttagaaccacttgTATGTTGTAAGTTGTACCCTTTTCCGCTATCACAGTTTTATCTTGTGGTGTCTTAGGAGCTTATTAAGGATCTTCAGACAGCAAAGAGACAAACCTGGGAAGAACGAGAGAGGTTGTCAGAACACTACGATAATGAACGAAGAATAACACTGGCTAACAAGGTACCAACAGTAGACTCTTGTGGCTGCCTTATTTACTTgatctcttgtttttttttttttttagattaattAGATTGATTCAGCTAAAAAAGCTTGAAAACATCTCTATGGTGCATTGCGGATGCATCAAGTCGCTCGCTTGAAATCTTGAATCCGTCAAATTAGCATTCAGGAGAAGGCAACTACTTTTTGGTAGAAAGTTTTCGCCATTATTACATGATTTTAGTTGCAAAAGAGGTGGAGTCGTGCCCGATACAATGGTAAAACTTAAGGTTCTTAAGAGAATGACAGGCGTATTCCACAGCAATTTGTCAAAACATTATACATTTCTGTTCTGAAAATTCTCGTTTGTCTGGCTTTTCGCTATTTGAATTTTTGTATATCCATGTTCTTTATTGGAATACCATGGTAGAGGTACAATGTTCTATGTtcgttgttgtattttttcagGGAATTTTAGACTGGGTTATGGACAGCACAAAAAGAGACAATAAAGAAGTGCAGGGAAAGTTGATGGCTCTGCAGAAGGAAAAAGATCAGGTACAACAGAACGCATTTCCTTTCTGTCCAAGCCCAATTCTTTGACGATTGATTAGCCCTAACACAGTTATAAAATTTTAACCCACGACTGGGTAGACTAAAGGACTTACTATGAACATTCATTGTCGATCTTGTAAGCACCGGTATTTGTCGCAAAATAATGATCACAGGGCCAAAATTCATGAGTACTGTGGCTTTCAACTGCCTGTCAAAATCTtcggaaaaaaaatgaactggcTCAGGAGCTTTATCAGGTAACTTCAGCTTCACTTTCTCATGGAAAATAGGACGTTCATTTGAGGAGGACATATCTGGTTCTAGGCGAGGTTTTGTCGGCTCAATTTTCCTATAGCTACGCTGgtaaatttcatttaaaatttggttTAATCCTTTGCTACAGTTAACTTTTTCTTCAAGGAACCCGAGCCAGACTTACAGTCATGATTATATCTTCGATTCATTTTCGTTCTGGACTTTTAGCTGACTGCCGAGTTTAAAGAAAAGCGGAAACTCGTGGATGAACTGAAAGATGACTTACAATCCAAAATTGCAGATTACTCCAAGATGGCTGAATCTGGTAAGAATGAGAaacagtttttcagttttttccctTATTTCTACATGCACAGGTTGGCCAATGAACCAAAGCCTTCCCGACCCGTTTATATTCTGTTGCGCATGATGCACTTATGTCCAGGACTGCACTATGCAGCGAAAATTTATCAGCAAACTGGGTAGCAATTTTagccaaaaaaagattaaaggAAACTGCTTACAGAAatgtggaatttctgcactcgtgtcttagacgtcatttcgcgggaaaaccagtggtggagTCATGAAATGTCGTCTGTTTACTGAGGCTAGAAGAGACCTACGTGAACTAATTTCTATTTTATCGCATTGCGTAGGGAAAAGTAGCGAGGAAGACAACAAATCCAGAGTGGCTGCAATACatgatttgaaagaaaaactgaagaGTGAGAATGATGAGTTGAAAAGGATTAAACACAAACTGAAAGAAGTACAGGAAAAACAGAAAGCCGAAAAAGAGGTTAGCTTAACTGAATATTCTatgataaagaaaaatttttactAATGATATCGagataaaacgttttgaagatATATAAATATTTGCTATAGTAATGAGATTTGTTTAAAAGACTGTTTATATCATTGTTgtttatctgtttagatgattgtaaatattatttttgttttgtgtcaaCTTCATAGGAAGCAAAGTCTCAAACTACATTTTTGAAAGGGAATGCGGAATTGCGCTACAGGATAGAGGTATGTGTAAgctttctcaatttttttatttttgtgcgGTAGTGCTGCTCTTTCTCGTGCTTCCCACTAAATTGTTGTGTTTTGCCCTAGGTTTTAACGCTTCACACACGGCTTTCGCGCATCAAACTAAATCTTCGCGTTCTGCGGTCGGCTTCGCAGTGAGTTTTCGCGCTTTACACTAAAGGTGTTCGCGCCGCGCGCGTGCTTTTCGCAGCTGGAGTTGTAAGCAAATCAAAAGTATCTGTTAAAACGCCACTGACTGGTTAGCCTTTTGGCTGGATCCTGGGACATAAACTACGGGAACAGAACAAATATCGGTCGTTTTTTCCTCGGAGCCGGATATTGGAGTCTTATGCATGTCAAACCTCTCAAcgcaaaataagaaaaaaagattacttttgaaaatttgttgtaTTGAAATGACATTATAAGTCACGATTTTCCAATTTTATCGTAAATCGTTTGTACTTCTTTTTTAGAGTGAAAGACGTGAAAAGCATGAAAGAGAGAATGCTGCTACATTAGCTGATGAAGTGGACCGGGTTAAAATGGAGGTGGAACAAGAAAAGGCTGAGCTTCAGGTAACCGGGCATTATAACTTTTATTGGAAGCTAGTGAAAAGAAATAccttttgtttttggaaaattttgtgaaatggaatttgcattttttttttcgacattGGTTGTGTTTGAGGGTGCATGGCCATCTAAATGGACGCTGTTATCGCTCTTTAAGTAATGATCCCTCCCCAGCGGTGCGGAGGAATGGTTGGTTAGGGGAGAGGGGTAGGGCAGCCAAACGAAATGCATGATCGGCTTGGGGATAAAAGAACTTAGCCCGCGAGCCAGCTCTACATTTGGaggagtcgcgagaagtcacgcgagagccgcacgcgaaaggagacgctCCTTTCCCCCACTCCTCGCGGCTTCGTCGCCCGCTCGCGTGTTCTCTTCGCTCTCCGTAATTGGAGAGCCTAGTTGCTGGCTAAAGACAACTTAGAGGCTAAcgctaatgatgatgatgttatttTGAACAGCTGAAAGCAGCCGAGGGTGCGCAGTATAGCACTGAGCAGGCCATCAAGTTAGAAATGGAGCTGGTAGAGTTGAAAGCTGAGCGAACTGTCATGTCACTGCGGGTAAGGCCTCACTTCTCCTACAGTCAACACGAATTTTCCTCGAACTTTTCTCAATACTTTTCTTTATTGGCCATCTCCATTATTTTCACGACCTTAATGCTAGATTATCAGGACAAATTGAATGCTTGTCACTCAAAAAGCTAGTGGTTGGAAGACAAAGGGCTGCGAGACAAGTGATTCTTTCTTCCATGCAGGGGTGGACAACAATCGCAGTGAAGGTGTAGCCAGCATGTTGAAATCGTCACTCATTTTCTTAGCGCAGAATATTTAATTTCCCCTCCAGAAACATTTTAGAGTAAAATATTGCACTGCCCATTTTTTGCTGACTCGTAGTGAATTCAGTTATAACCCTGAACCGTATTGTCACAAAAAATGTGTTCAAACCTCATAGCCGTCCAATTGGAAAATCAAAAACTGGTTTACTCATTATAATATCTACGGCTCTACAACGCTAGTTGTGGAAATATCAAGACgaggttttctttttgttgttgttgtgaaaCTGAAGTTCTGTAACCAGTTTGCCTGGGTCTTcacaaaaactgcaaattttcatTATGATTTTTAAAAAGTACTTCGATGTACGCCCTATTTTGGCAATGATATGTGTGATCTGCAACACATAGAACGATTAAACAACGGCACAATAATTGATGTAGGCTTCATTTCCGCCGCTTTCTTGGGTCCCCTCCGGGCGCATGCTTATTTCctgaacagcggctggtaatcgagcctataaattgcactttatttgagtttcaatgtatttagcacgaaagtactgcATGTAATTGGGGATACTATATTTACGTCTTCGTCTgaagacgggaccgccatttacATGGTCATCCGAGCCGCGCGAAGGTCGAGCCATTTGCAGGGAAAAGACAGAGCCcttatttctcagttatttaagaccctgagtattagTCCGGCATCTGTAATCGAACCCcagacctcccgctctgcagtcgaGCGCTttgccgactgagctaatcctgccgcagTAAACTGATTTGTAGGAGAGTAAATTTTTAAATGCAGAGACgatcatcacagttaaataCTCAACTTATGCTTAATTTGCGtatttaactgtgatgatcttctctgCATTTATTTCTTGACCCCACAGTTCATACATTcatcatttcaatttttttttgtttcgtgtTTATTCGTTTGTTTCTTTATTATAGATTCAATCTGTAACAGAGGAGAAAAAGCGTTTAAAAGCGGATCTGGAGGAGGCATATAAAAGGCATAAAGAAGAACTGGAAATACAACAGTTACAGCACTTTCAAACATTTAGGAATTACCGAGAGGTTTTCGAGGAGCAGAAGGCGGCCATTGAACAGCGCTATCGAACTTTGCTAGAAGAGGCCATACAGGATGCGGTTTTTCTATCTACAAGAAATCAAGAACTCATGCACGAAAACCAAATTCTCAAACAAGGTGCGACAAATATTCTTCGAAGAGTTTTTTGGAGTTTTAATTAACTCTTGCATTCTTATCTGAGGGTCCCAACAGGGTTCTTCAATTCCATCATCTCGACCCAAATTTTAACTCAATCTCGTAATCCCCGATGGTTATTTTCGGTATCCCGCATCCTGTACATCCTTTAATCCCGAATTTTATAACTTTAAAATCCCAATCCTGGCCTTCAAATAAGGCAAATCGCGAATCGCGAAAAACTTATTGGGAACCTTCTTATCTGTACATGTAGTCAAAACTGTATATAACATCCCTGTATAAAGCAATCACACTGTTGTCTCCGgacaacttcccaaaattgtAAGTTGCCGAatattttctgcaaagttgaccTGTATATAGCGGTCACCTTGCTATTTCCCAAGATGGTTGATGgttgatgatggtgatggttgTACACAGGTTTGGCTGTATTT is a genomic window containing:
- the LOC140948226 gene encoding kinesin-like protein unc-104 isoform X2; the encoded protein is MTSGETNVRVAARCRPFNDSEKGRAATRVVKMSAEKTVIHNPHPGTNTKEYTFSFDHSYFWDTKTEQIFHDLGSPLLKKALEGYNVTMYAYGQTGTGKTHTMIGTEEEPGIIPLLNQGLFKYIDEAPPNKQFFVTVSFYEIFQEMIHDLLNPTGQDLRVRQHPQLGIFIEGLAELVVQNNEDIAGLFEQGNRVRKMASVDKNSSGARSDCVFTIHVEQKGNGGSSETGIRSKITLIDMAGSERMEGVDLNIQSEGAFINKGISALNAVVSALADPKKKEGHIPYRDSKLTRILQDSLGGSAYTAIIATVSPADSDYEETLASMQCGNRTKVIENAAKKNEIENTKIIQDLRNEISRLREKLATSGRAGGASKDDVQQMEELIKDLQTAKRQTWEERERLSEHYDNERRITLANKGILDWVMDSTKRDNKEVQGKLMALQKEKDQLTAEFKEKRKLVDELKDDLQSKIADYSKMAESGKSSEEDNKSRVAAIHDLKEKLKSENDELKRIKHKLKEVQEKQKAEKEEAKSQTTFLKGNAELRYRIESERREKHERENAATLADEVDRVKMEVEQEKAELQLKAAEGAQYSTEQAIKLEMELVELKAERTVMSLRIQSVTEEKKRLKADLEEAYKRHKEELEIQQLQHFQTFRNYREVFEEQKAAIEQRYRTLLEEAIQDAVFLSTRNQELMHENQILKQEMAELKDQMSLGGAKVDNA
- the LOC140948226 gene encoding kinesin-like protein unc-104 isoform X1, whose protein sequence is MKTSGETNVRVAARCRPFNDSEKGRAATRVVKMSAEKTVIHNPHPGTNTKEYTFSFDHSYFWDTKTEQIFHDLGSPLLKKALEGYNVTMYAYGQTGTGKTHTMIGTEEEPGIIPLLNQGLFKYIDEAPPNKQFFVTVSFYEIFQEMIHDLLNPTGQDLRVRQHPQLGIFIEGLAELVVQNNEDIAGLFEQGNRVRKMASVDKNSSGARSDCVFTIHVEQKGNGGSSETGIRSKITLIDMAGSERMEGVDLNIQSEGAFINKGISALNAVVSALADPKKKEGHIPYRDSKLTRILQDSLGGSAYTAIIATVSPADSDYEETLASMQCGNRTKVIENAAKKNEIENTKIIQDLRNEISRLREKLATSGRAGGASKDDVQQMEELIKDLQTAKRQTWEERERLSEHYDNERRITLANKGILDWVMDSTKRDNKEVQGKLMALQKEKDQLTAEFKEKRKLVDELKDDLQSKIADYSKMAESGKSSEEDNKSRVAAIHDLKEKLKSENDELKRIKHKLKEVQEKQKAEKEEAKSQTTFLKGNAELRYRIESERREKHERENAATLADEVDRVKMEVEQEKAELQLKAAEGAQYSTEQAIKLEMELVELKAERTVMSLRIQSVTEEKKRLKADLEEAYKRHKEELEIQQLQHFQTFRNYREVFEEQKAAIEQRYRTLLEEAIQDAVFLSTRNQELMHENQILKQEMAELKDQMSLGGAKVDNA